The following proteins are co-located in the Carassius gibelio isolate Cgi1373 ecotype wild population from Czech Republic chromosome A21, carGib1.2-hapl.c, whole genome shotgun sequence genome:
- the LOC127941735 gene encoding ADP-ribosylation factor-like protein 3 produces MGEVQKGLFSVIEKLKGTTEQELRIVLLGLDNAGKTTLLKQLASEDVNTITPTQGFNIKSVTCDSMKLNVWDIGGQRKIRPFWKKYLENTDLLIYVIDSADKKRFEETGLELSELIDEENLKGVPLLIFANKQDLATASPASEIAEGLNLHTYRDREWQIQACSAVSGEGVQDGMNWISNNIVNKKK; encoded by the exons ATGGGAGAAGTCCAAAAG GGTTTGTTTTCAGTCATTGAGAAGCTAAAAGGCACTACAGAGCAAGAGCTGCGGATAGTGCTACTTGGTCTTGATAATGCTGGAAAAACCACTTTGTTAAAACAACTCGCCTCGGAAGATGTGAACACCATCACTCCAACTCAG GGATTCAACATTAAAAGCGTGACCTGTGATAGCATGAAGCTGAATGTGTGGGACATTGGAGGACAGAGGAAGATTCGACCATTTTGGAAAAAGTACCTGGAGAACACAGATTTATTG atttatgtgATTGACAGCGCAGACAAAAAGAGATTTGAGGAAACAGGACTG GAGCTCTCAGAGCTCATCGATGAGGAGAACCTCAAGGGTGTGCCATTGCTCATCTTTGCCAATAAACAAGACCTGGCCACAGCCTCTCCGGCCAGTGAGATCGCCGAGGGCCTCAACCTGCACACGTACCGGGACAGAGAGTGGCAGATCCAGGCCTGTTCCGCCGTATCTGGGGAGGGTgtacag GATGGCATGAACTGGATCAGTAACAATAttgtaaataagaaaaaatga
- the LOC127941731 gene encoding myozenin-2-like isoform X1 — MPVPYTDVPKKEQQELCSDTDGACLNLGKKISVPQDLMMEELNLLSNRGSIMFHERLRRVERFTLENIAQRQLSHLEETLRGQNAMQGDKGSDCFTSEIYINQPGKNSLVTTLKHKVAKKGIPSVLAPGYGGPLKEVPPEKFNVTVIPKSYQSPWEENPIGNETLLASISTHLPEPPYKLTPANYKCFNRAPTPFGGTAGTVRSLPLPGFEMLQAHTEPHLTWDRMCHRPNFNRTPQGWGTKYAVESPDL; from the exons ATGCCTGTGCCATACACTGACGTACCCAAGAAAGAGCAACAAGAACTGTGCTCGGACACAGATGGAG CATGTTTGAACCTGGGGAAGAAGATCAGTGTTCCTCAGGATCTGATGATGGAGGAGCTCAATCTGCTGTCCAACAGAGGATCTATTATGTTTCATGAGAGACTCAGAAGAGTGGAGAGGTTCACCTTGGAGAATATAGCACAGAGACAACTCAGT CACTTAGAGGAAACACTTCGAGGTCAGAATGCCATGCAAGGAGATAAAGGAAGTGATTGCTTCACCTCTGAAATCTATATCAACCAGCCTGGAAAGAACAGCCTAGTCACCACACTAAAGCACAAGGTTGCTAAGAAAGGAATCCCAAGCGTGCTTGCACCTG GTTATGGGGGGCCTCTAAAAGAGGTTCCTCCAGAAAAGTTCAATGTCACTGTGATCCCCAAGTCTTACCAATCACCCTGGGAGGAAAACCCCATTGGCAATGAGACGCTGTTGGCTAGCATCAGTACCCATCTGCCTGAGCCACCTTACAAACTCACCCCAGCCAACTACAAATGCTTCAACAG AGCTCCTACGCCGTTTGGCGGGACAGCGGGTACTGTGAGGTCTCTGCCGCTACCTGGCTTTGAGATGCTGCAGGCTCACACAGAGCCACACCTGACCTGGGACAGGATGTGCCATCGGCCCAATTTCAATCGTACTCCACAGGGCTGGGGCACCAAGTACGCTGTAGAGTCTCCTGATCTGTGA
- the LOC127941731 gene encoding myozenin-2-like isoform X2 has translation MMEELNLLSNRGSIMFHERLRRVERFTLENIAQRQLSHLEETLRGQNAMQGDKGSDCFTSEIYINQPGKNSLVTTLKHKVAKKGIPSVLAPGYGGPLKEVPPEKFNVTVIPKSYQSPWEENPIGNETLLASISTHLPEPPYKLTPANYKCFNRAPTPFGGTAGTVRSLPLPGFEMLQAHTEPHLTWDRMCHRPNFNRTPQGWGTKYAVESPDL, from the exons ATGATGGAGGAGCTCAATCTGCTGTCCAACAGAGGATCTATTATGTTTCATGAGAGACTCAGAAGAGTGGAGAGGTTCACCTTGGAGAATATAGCACAGAGACAACTCAGT CACTTAGAGGAAACACTTCGAGGTCAGAATGCCATGCAAGGAGATAAAGGAAGTGATTGCTTCACCTCTGAAATCTATATCAACCAGCCTGGAAAGAACAGCCTAGTCACCACACTAAAGCACAAGGTTGCTAAGAAAGGAATCCCAAGCGTGCTTGCACCTG GTTATGGGGGGCCTCTAAAAGAGGTTCCTCCAGAAAAGTTCAATGTCACTGTGATCCCCAAGTCTTACCAATCACCCTGGGAGGAAAACCCCATTGGCAATGAGACGCTGTTGGCTAGCATCAGTACCCATCTGCCTGAGCCACCTTACAAACTCACCCCAGCCAACTACAAATGCTTCAACAG AGCTCCTACGCCGTTTGGCGGGACAGCGGGTACTGTGAGGTCTCTGCCGCTACCTGGCTTTGAGATGCTGCAGGCTCACACAGAGCCACACCTGACCTGGGACAGGATGTGCCATCGGCCCAATTTCAATCGTACTCCACAGGGCTGGGGCACCAAGTACGCTGTAGAGTCTCCTGATCTGTGA